Proteins from a genomic interval of Geoalkalibacter sp.:
- a CDS encoding peptidoglycan-binding domain-containing protein — MSSYRRGSKGEEVRRVQDRLKAQGYYEGERDGIFGGGTESAVKRFQRARGLEPDGVVGSLTWAALFDDEPIREPALLREGLAYRCLALTGSFETSQPPPECFCGISGDFDGQGLSFGVLQWNLGQQSLQPLFREMADKHPDLLQDICQDHYPELRAVFTSSAEEQLAWVRSVQDQRRFVLHEPWLGLLKTLGRREEFQKIQVRHAEKLYRQARALCQDYGLWSQRAVALMFDIKVQNGSISSLVRAQIEADFARLDQGLSQEESEQARLLIVANRRAEASNPRWIEDVRRRKLTIARGEGRVHGHQYHLADDFGIRLAPF, encoded by the coding sequence ATGAGCAGCTATCGTCGCGGCAGCAAGGGCGAGGAGGTCCGCAGGGTTCAGGACCGACTCAAGGCGCAGGGGTATTACGAGGGTGAACGGGACGGCATTTTCGGCGGAGGAACCGAGAGCGCGGTGAAGCGCTTCCAGAGGGCGCGGGGGCTGGAGCCCGACGGCGTGGTCGGCTCTTTAACCTGGGCCGCCCTGTTTGACGATGAACCGATCCGTGAACCGGCCCTGCTGCGGGAAGGCCTGGCCTATCGCTGCCTGGCCCTGACCGGATCGTTTGAAACGAGTCAGCCGCCGCCCGAGTGCTTTTGTGGGATATCGGGGGATTTTGACGGGCAGGGATTGAGTTTCGGCGTGCTGCAGTGGAATCTCGGCCAGCAATCGCTGCAACCCCTGTTTCGCGAAATGGCCGACAAGCACCCCGACCTTCTTCAGGATATCTGTCAGGACCATTACCCCGAGCTGCGCGCGGTTTTTACCTCAAGCGCCGAAGAGCAACTGGCCTGGGTGCGCTCGGTGCAGGATCAGCGACGTTTCGTGCTCCACGAGCCCTGGCTGGGGTTGCTCAAGACCCTGGGCCGTCGGGAGGAATTCCAGAAGATCCAGGTCAGGCACGCCGAAAAGCTCTACCGACAGGCACGCGCCCTGTGCCAGGACTATGGTTTGTGGTCGCAGCGCGCCGTGGCTCTTATGTTCGACATCAAGGTGCAAAACGGCAGCATCTCGTCCCTGGTCCGGGCACAGATCGAGGCGGATTTCGCTCGTCTGGATCAAGGTTTGTCACAAGAAGAAAGCGAGCAGGCTCGGCTGCTCATCGTCGCCAACCGTCGCGCCGAGGCGTCCAATCCCCGCTGGATCGAGGATGTGCGGCGGCGCAAGCTGACCATCGCAAGAGGGGAGGGACGGGTGCATGGCCATCAGTATCATCTGGCGGATGATTTCGGCATCAGGTTGGCGCCGTTTTGA
- a CDS encoding HEAT repeat domain-containing protein, giving the protein METRLHELARLVESAAPRMARTSSELIRRGVADLERLQADPRTQILMERLRHANDWTEQVRAWEDMRELGPQVIGWENALRRIIHEGDGWARIFAAESLACHGRAETEAVPVLLATLAAALRLEQYDWARMACGALGRFTHLAEPLIQRAVPALTEALVAEDVDVQAYAALALGNYGGRARAALVRLGEAWERTSGALAHHFAAVVERIAPEADSPYRARLEALHDPSETTRAEAVAAIGRRRREIAPALDQLLPLAGDESPDVRRNLALALGELDNSCEQARIRLAHLCRDGDPRVRLAAAYASIRQGENIAAHTARLRAALGENCRESRRLAAWALGEIDQASPWRTRQALKRALNRENDPETRLVLEQALAKLS; this is encoded by the coding sequence GGCAAGACTCGTGGAATCCGCGGCGCCGCGCATGGCGCGAACTTCATCGGAACTCATCCGGCGCGGCGTCGCCGACCTGGAGCGCCTGCAAGCCGATCCGCGCACGCAGATCCTCATGGAGCGGCTACGCCATGCGAACGACTGGACGGAGCAGGTACGCGCCTGGGAAGACATGCGGGAACTCGGCCCTCAGGTGATCGGTTGGGAAAACGCCCTGCGTCGGATTATCCACGAAGGAGACGGGTGGGCACGTATTTTCGCGGCCGAATCCCTGGCCTGTCATGGCCGCGCCGAGACGGAGGCCGTCCCCGTGCTTCTCGCCACCCTGGCCGCGGCCCTGCGCCTCGAGCAGTACGATTGGGCGCGCATGGCCTGCGGCGCCCTGGGCCGCTTCACCCATTTGGCCGAGCCCCTGATTCAACGGGCCGTACCGGCCCTCACGGAAGCCCTCGTTGCGGAGGACGTCGATGTTCAAGCCTACGCCGCCCTCGCCCTGGGCAACTACGGCGGTCGTGCACGCGCCGCCCTGGTGCGCCTGGGGGAAGCCTGGGAACGAACATCGGGTGCCCTGGCGCATCATTTTGCCGCCGTGGTCGAAAGGATCGCGCCGGAGGCCGACAGCCCTTATCGGGCGCGCCTGGAAGCCTTGCATGACCCGAGCGAGACGACCCGCGCCGAAGCCGTGGCCGCCATCGGCCGCCGTCGCCGGGAGATCGCTCCGGCCCTGGATCAACTCTTGCCCCTGGCCGGCGACGAGAGTCCCGATGTCCGACGCAATCTGGCGCTGGCCCTGGGAGAACTGGACAATTCTTGCGAGCAGGCTCGGATACGCCTCGCCCATCTGTGCCGCGACGGCGACCCGCGGGTGCGCCTGGCCGCCGCCTACGCCTCGATTCGCCAGGGCGAGAACATCGCCGCGCACACCGCGCGCCTGCGCGCCGCCCTGGGCGAAAATTGCCGGGAATCGCGCAGACTTGCCGCCTGGGCCCTGGGAGAAATCGACCAGGCATCGCCCTGGCGCACCCGCCAGGCGCTCAAGCGCGCCCTGAATCGGGAAAACGATCCGGAAACCCGCCTGGTTCTGGAACAGGCGCTGGCCAAGCTATCCTGA